The Cydia splendana chromosome Z, ilCydSple1.2, whole genome shotgun sequence genome window below encodes:
- the LOC134804709 gene encoding GTPase-activating protein produces the protein MKEINSNGFNMADDMRKVRVEERLKIKIGEAKNLPARSHGAACHRDIYCVLSLDQEEIFRTSTMERTLNPFFGEEFQFEVPRRFRYLSIYVFDRDKHLKQDRVLGKVAIKREDLHRYNNKDHWFALRPVDADSEVQGKAYIEMSLEDSRKRLRMEPKPPDPDPGADNCPSKANKGKNLGRLSEYCKENMRFGSCSSSTSKKLLSAVATEPAMSLSRSESLKDRAQWAVRAKPPMHAMSESDTSPSPTAADYWSDPERHCAARQGPDTIRLRVLECSELTTKNGQCDPFALVTILYSNGRRVERRTKPKKKTVNPQFDEIFCFDLVLEADPKDKDGSQSAGVASEARVSVWHDAATPVFLGEVRLQLRQPAPAPRAWFFLSARAGGAASRGATPPGTRLSAAGGAALGSLRLLLQYTVDHVFPIHHYRRLEELFLMSVTQKPITTSAVYILGEIVASKTDAAQPLVRLFTHHDLIVPVVRELADAEISVLTDATTIFRGNTLVSKMMDEAMRLSGAAYLRSVLRPTLAAVLADRRPCEIDPARVKPAAAVQPNLANLNHYVQKVFDSITSSYAMCPAVMCRLFDALRQSAARHFPHNAEVRYSVVSGFIFLRFFAPAILGPRLFDLTTEQIDPQTNRTLTLISKTIQSLGNLVSSRSAQQVCKEEYMAELYRSFCTPRHVQAIKQFLEIISTSSDTQSNSVQESPVLLKEGTMIKRSEGVRGGVGSPRRRWARAAQAHAKRRHFRLTSGELTWSRCGAKAAAHRLPLAGVLAVAAVDCPTAGAPLGANNIFQIVHRERVLFVQASNCVERAEWVRLLTALCRHSPASPPHKGYYADTEWTCCGRREAEAEGCGGCEATEAGERETLRGPAALALRLDPARDLQRLHALLVAHAAPIDARALALQEGPPSEERDAEAATLRELQEAMFDLEHRHRVYHRSLARETKYGSKQAPIGDDNYLHLAGAGSGMSGMGGEGGAFLWRTWRSEPAADAAAPPASLHGSLDVASSTESLKLSRHIDERSSGKSNKSTGSGYLTMSCLKQEPSEDSDNSAGKPARPPKPARLSPSRATLSSHAADWPPLSEYVDVELKPPERRPKSDANSPKRQDTDPSYRCKEYELMANFMSHAASPAGEEAPPAVPPRGHATRLHPKPERAPRRGSAGSLHDPDCEPAEPRPASKLDTLSNDDSLLDELQRDAYCVLKVCEDESGNDSPQINTEQPDRKDKEDYGIFSRISIQRKSNPIKPQSNPMKPLKTSSSTSNVHDTGSNSSRPFAERLTPFFLKKKSKPPEDIQSTNKSSRKEDNLIGRLTPRFGQSRLYGRGQSLELAPSETRTKRIERSATTVNLPTRPINSSIVANLKFLSLHRYGAQDEVQCRTFVRSDEAELPAPSGATREPPGSAVPAAAGAPAAPPEGAGEALDFPDAAWRPATHAHGSLLAAATSDIRL, from the exons TCCCTTTTTCGGCGAGGAGTTCCAGTTTGAAGTGCCACGTAGATTTCGATACCTTTCCATATACGTGTTCGATCGGGACAAGCACCTCAAGCAGGACCGAGTGCTCGGCAAAGTGGCCATCAAAAGGGAAGACTTGCACCGGTACAACAACAAGGACCACTGGTTCGCGCTGCGGCCCGTGGACGCGGACTCGGAGGTGCAAGGCAAGGCCTACATCGAGATGTCGCTGGAGGACTCGAGAAAGCGGCTGCGCATGGAGCCCAAGCCGCCGGACCCCGACCCCGGCGCGGATAACTGCCCGTCCAAAGCGAACAAAGGAAAGAATCTCGGGAGGCTTTCGGAGTACTGTAAGGAGAACATGCGGTTCGGCTCGTGTTCGAGTTCGACTAGCAAAAAGCTCCTGAGCGCCGTTGCGACTGAACCCGCCATGTCGCTCTCGCGTTCGGAGAGCCTGAAGGACCGGGCGCAGTGGGCGGTGCGGGCCAAGCCGCCTATGCACGCCATGTCCGAGTCGGACACGTCGCCCTCGCCGACCGCCGCCGACTACTGGTCGGACCCCGAACGGCACTGCGCCGCGCGCCAAGGGCCCGACACCATCCGCCTGAGGGTGCTCGAATGCTCAGAGCTCACCACGAAAAACGGACAGTGCGATCCCTTCGCTCTCGTCACCATACTTTATTCGAACGGGCGAAGAGTCGAAAGACGCACTAAACCCAAAAAGAAAACTGTTAATCCTCAATTTGATGAAATATTCTGCTTCGATCTCGTTTTGGAGGCGGACCCGAAAGACAAGGATGGCTCTCAATCG GCGGGCGTGGCGAGCGAGGCGCGCGTGTCGGTGTGGCACGACGCGGCCACGCCGGTGTTCCTGGGCGAGGTGCGGCTGCAGCTCCGGcagccggcgccggcgccgaggGCCTG GTTCTTCCTGAGCGCGCGCGCGGGCGGAGCGGCGTCGCGCGGCGCCACGCCGCCGGGCACGCGCCTGtcggcggcgggcggcgccgcgCTCGGCTCGCTGCGCCTGCTGCTGCAGTACACCGTCGACCACGTCTTCCCCATACACCACTACCGCCGCCTCGAGGAGCTCTTCCTTATGAGTGTCACACAGAAG CCCATCACCACGTCAGCGGTGTACATCTTGGGGGAGATCGTGGCGAGTAAGACGGACGCGGCGCAGCCGCTGGTGCGGCTGTTCACGCACCACGACCTCATCGTGCCCGTCGTTCGGGAACTCGCCGACGCGGAGATATCTGTGCTTAC GGACGCGACGACGATATTCCGTGGCAACACTCTGGTGTCCAAGATGATGGACGAAGCCATGCGGCTGAGCGGCGCCGCGTACCTGCGCTCGGTGCTGCGACCGACGCTGGCCGCCGTGCTGGCCGACCGGCGGCCCTGCGAGATCGACCCCGCGCGCGTCAAGCCCGCCGCCGCCGTGCAGCCCAACCTCGCCAACCTCAACCActatgtacagaag GTGTTTGACTCGATAACGTCGTCGTACGCGATGTGCCCGGCGGTGATGTGCCGGCTGTTCGACGCGCTGCGGCAGAGCGCCGCGCGGCACTTCCCGCACAACGCGGAGGTGCGCTACTCCGTCGTCTCCGGGTTCATCTTCCTGCGCTTCTTCGCGCCCGCCATACTCGGCCCGAGGCTCTTCGACCTTACCACCGAACAAATT GACCCGCAAACGAACCGGACGCTGACGCTGATCTCGAAGACAATCCAGTCGCTGGGCAACCTGGTCAGCAGCCGCTCGGCGCAGCAGGTCTGCAAGGAGGAGTACATGGCCGAGCTCTACCGCAGCTTCTGCACACCCCGACAC GTGCAAGCAATTAAACAATTCCTGGAGATAATCTCGACGAGCTCAGACACGCAGAGCAACAGCGTGCAGGAGTCGCCCGTGCTGCTGAAGGAGGG GACGATGATTAAGCGGTCGGAGGGCGTGCGCGGCGGCGTGGGGTCGCCGCGGCGGCGCTGGGCGCGCGCGGCGCAGGCGCACGCCAAGCGGCGCCACTTCCGACTCACCAG CGGCGAGCTGACGTGGTCGCGGTGCGGAGCGAAGGCTGCGGCGCACCGCCTGCCGCTGGCGGGCGTGCTGGCCGTGGCGGCCGTCGACTGCCCCACTGCCGGCGCGCCGCTCGGCGCCAACAACATTTtccaaatag TGCACCGCGAGCGCGTGCTGTTCGTGCAGGCGAGCAACTGCGTGGAGCGCGCCGAGTGGGTGCGGCTGCTCACGGCGCTGTGCCGGCACTCGCCCGCTTCGCCGCCGCACAAGGGCTACTACGCCGACACCGAGTGGACGTG CTGCGGTCGGCGCGAGGCGGAGGCGGAGGGGTGCGGCGGGTGCGAGGCCACGGAGGCGGGCGAGCGCGAGACGCTGCGCGGGCCGGCGGCGCTGGCGCTGCGGCTCGACCCCGCGCGCGACCTGCAGCGCCTGCACGCGCTGCTAGTGGCGCACGCCGCTCCCATCGACGCGCGCGCGCTCGCGTTACAAG AAGGGCCACCGTCGGAAGAGCGCGACGCGGAGGCGGCCACACTGCGCGAGCTGCAAGAGGCCATGTTCGACCTGGAGCACCGCCACCGCGTCTACCACCGCTCGCTCGCGCGCGAGACCAAATACGGCAGCAA GCAAGCTCCCATCGGTGACGACAATTACCTTCACCTTGCGGGCGCCGGGTCGGGTATGTCGGGCATGGGCGGCGAAGGCGGCGCCTTCCTGTGGCGCACGTGGCGCAGCGAGCCCGCCGCcgacgccgccgcgccgccagcGTCGCTCCACGGCTCGCTCGACGTCGCCTCCAGCACTGAGTCGCTCAAGCTTTCACGGCACATCGACGAGCGCTCTTCCGGCAAGTCCAACAAGTCCACGGGGAGCGGCTATTTAACTATGTCTTGCCTCAAGCAGGAGCCCTCCGAGGACAGCGACAACTCGGCCGGTAAACCTGCGCGACCGCCCAAACCTGCGCGACTCTCGCCCTCGCGCGCCACGCTCTCGTCCCACGCCGCCGACTGGCCGCCGCTCAGCGAGTACGTCGACGTCGAGTTGAAGCCGCCCGAGCGGAGGCCCAAGTCCGATGCCAACTCGCCGAAGCGGCAGGACACTGATCCGTCATATCGCTGCAAAGAGTACGAGTTGATGGCGAATTTCATGAGCCATGCTGCTTCACCTGCGGGCGAGGAGGCGCCGCCTGCCGTTCCTCCGCGGGGGCACGCGACGCGGCTGCACCCCAAGCcggagcgcgcgccgcgccgcggtTCCGCCGGCAGCCTGCACGACCCCGACTGTGAGCCCGCGGAGCCGCGGCCCGCCAGTAAACTGGACACGCTGTCTAATGACGACAGCTTGCTTGACGAACTTCAAAGGGACGCCTACTGCGTGCTCAAGGTATGCGAGGACGAGTCCGGTAACGATTCCCCTCAAATTAATACAGAACAACCGGATCGGAAAGATAAAGAAGATTATGGAATCTTTTCTAGAATTAGTATCCAGCGAAAGTCTAACCCTATAAAACCCCAATCGAATCCCATGAAACCACTAAAAACGTCAAGTTCCACCTCTAACGTTCATGATACTGGATCTAATTCCTCTCGACCGTTCGCGGAGCGGCTGACGCCTTTTTTCCTGAAGAAAAAGTCGAAACCGCCGGAAGATATACAAAGTACGAACAAATCTTCGCGAAAGGAGGATAACCTGATCGGTCGCCTGACGCCGCGATTCGGACAATCACGGCTGTACGGGCGCGGGCAATCACTAGAGCTTGCGCCCTCCGAAACGCGCACGAAACGCATCGAGCGCTCCGCCACTACTGTCAATCTTCCAACGAGACCTATAAACTCATCAATAGTGGCAAATCTCAAGTTTCTTAGTCTGCACCGGTACGGTGCTCAGGATGAGGTGCAATGCCGCACGTTCGTCCGTAGCGACGAAGCAGAGCTACCGGCCCCAAGCGGAGCGACGCGCGAGCCGCCCGGGAGCGCGGTGCCtgcggcggcgggcgcgccgGCGGCGCCGCCGGAGGGCGCGGGTGAGGCGCTGGATTTCCCCGACGCCGCGTGGCGCCCCGCCACGCACGCGCACGGCTCGCTGCTGGCCGCCGCCACCAGCGACATCCGGCTCTAA